In Fibrobacter succinogenes, a single window of DNA contains:
- the rpmF gene encoding 50S ribosomal protein L32 — protein MAVPKRKTSTARRDKRRTHWKMEVPAMATCDHCGSVKRPHRVCPVCGFYNGVEVVDMKGAEA, from the coding sequence ATGGCAGTACCTAAAAGAAAAACCTCGACCGCCCGTCGTGACAAGCGCCGCACCCACTGGAAGATGGAAGTGCCGGCTATGGCTACCTGCGATCATTGCGGTTCCGTAAAGCGTCCGCATCGCGTGTGCCCGGTTTGCGGCTTCTACAACGGTGTGGAAGTTGTTGATATGAAGGGTGCCGAAGCTTAA
- a CDS encoding GGDEF domain-containing protein — protein sequence MEMLLNFDDAAAALSLDYVCVFYVDVKTSDYVMLDFYGKLAKLNLQHTHNFWADISAISDVLVYSEDKNSFMELVKRASVGNSGQNDQVINYKGRLMVEGEAVWFMIRAAITHSRGRDFFFIGVGNIDKQEREQIELKSKASKSETYSQIAMALSSRFDALYMVNLKTNHFAMYKYERTFSELKVGLEGNDFFSRMINDAAKFVYKDDYALVAESLKEERLLKELDEYGTFTLTFRSNSAKGPVYVKLIAAYTDKEHVAISITDVDAQVRREQSLRTTISQNEVYGQIVMALAERYDALYMLDLDTDHYSLYRSERMFSKVDVADEGEDFFNQLQKDAEQVVYAEDVHLVQSALLKESFLKELDENGMFMLKYRLNSPTGPIYVSLEAVYSDKKHVVISVTNVDAQVRREQRIRAEAEEAHQKACRDDLTGIKNKNAYGEFERRMNSQIMSGQIGPFAIAVCDVNGLKTVNDTLGHKAGDEYIKAASKIVCDTFKHSPVFRVGGDEFVAILKGDDFESRDDLAKTFMNIAKHNAEEEKVVVACGISVFDKMHDNSVSVVFERADALMYKNKIALKSCREEILNAANRARAIDTQMTAEFSIVS from the coding sequence ATGGAGATGCTTCTTAACTTTGATGATGCCGCAGCAGCGCTTTCACTCGATTACGTGTGCGTGTTTTATGTCGATGTCAAGACAAGTGACTACGTCATGCTTGATTTTTACGGAAAGCTTGCTAAACTGAATTTACAGCATACCCATAATTTTTGGGCCGATATTTCAGCCATTTCGGATGTCCTTGTGTATTCCGAAGATAAAAATTCCTTTATGGAATTGGTCAAAAGGGCTTCGGTCGGGAATTCTGGTCAAAATGACCAAGTCATTAACTATAAGGGTCGCCTTATGGTCGAGGGCGAAGCCGTATGGTTCATGATCAGGGCTGCTATTACGCATTCTCGTGGCCGTGACTTTTTCTTTATCGGTGTAGGTAACATCGATAAGCAGGAACGTGAGCAGATTGAACTGAAAAGTAAAGCATCGAAAAGCGAAACTTATAGCCAGATAGCAATGGCTCTTTCATCTCGATTTGATGCCTTGTACATGGTGAATTTAAAAACAAATCATTTTGCGATGTACAAGTATGAACGTACGTTCAGTGAATTGAAGGTTGGACTAGAAGGTAATGATTTCTTCAGCAGGATGATTAACGATGCCGCTAAGTTTGTTTATAAGGATGATTACGCGTTGGTGGCGGAATCCCTTAAAGAGGAACGCTTGTTGAAGGAACTGGACGAATATGGCACTTTTACGTTGACATTCCGTTCGAATTCTGCAAAAGGGCCGGTTTATGTAAAATTGATTGCTGCATATACCGACAAAGAGCATGTTGCCATAAGCATTACCGATGTGGATGCGCAAGTTCGTCGTGAACAGAGCCTTAGAACCACGATTTCTCAGAATGAAGTCTATGGACAAATCGTAATGGCTCTCGCAGAACGCTACGATGCTTTGTACATGTTGGACTTGGATACGGATCACTATTCGCTGTACAGGTCTGAACGCATGTTCAGTAAGGTGGATGTTGCCGATGAAGGTGAAGACTTCTTTAATCAGTTGCAGAAAGATGCTGAGCAAGTTGTCTATGCCGAAGATGTTCATCTGGTACAGTCCGCTCTTTTAAAGGAATCTTTCTTAAAGGAACTCGATGAAAACGGCATGTTCATGCTGAAGTATAGGCTGAATTCGCCAACAGGACCAATCTATGTGAGCTTGGAAGCTGTTTATTCAGACAAGAAGCATGTTGTGATCAGTGTGACCAATGTCGATGCTCAGGTGCGCCGCGAACAACGAATCAGGGCCGAAGCCGAAGAAGCTCATCAGAAAGCCTGTCGAGATGATTTGACGGGAATCAAGAATAAGAATGCTTATGGCGAGTTTGAACGCCGGATGAATAGTCAGATTATGTCTGGTCAAATCGGACCTTTTGCTATAGCAGTTTGTGATGTGAACGGACTCAAGACCGTGAACGACACGCTTGGGCATAAAGCCGGCGATGAATATATCAAGGCCGCTTCGAAGATTGTTTGCGATACGTTCAAACACAGTCCTGTGTTCCGCGTCGGTGGCGATGAATTTGTAGCTATCTTGAAGGGCGATGATTTTGAATCTCGCGATGACCTCGCCAAAACGTTTATGAATATCGCAAAACACAATGCCGAAGAAGAAAAGGTGGTTGTCGCTTGTGGCATTTCCGTTTTCGATAAAATGCATGACAATAGCGTTTCGGTGGTGTTCGAACGTGCTGATGCCCTCATGTACAAGAACAAAATTGCGCTGAAGAGCTGCCGTGAAGAAATCCTGAATGCGGCAAACCGCGCCCGCGCCATTGATACCCAAATGACGGCCGAGTTTAGTATAGTTTCTTGA
- the plsX gene encoding phosphate acyltransferase PlsX, which yields MIKVALDAMGGDYAPSVCIEGAVNAVKKNPNIHVVLCGPEAEVKASLEKLGYAGNQISVVDAPDPVAMDEHPVMVVKKKQHSGLVTCVALQKKGLVDASVSAGNSGAMMASCLMILGKSCDEFSRPPIGVALPTKDRRIVLVDGGANVDERASTLVDFAIAGSAFAEAFLGIENPKVGLLNMGEEEHKGPAVLQETYQLLKSAPVNFMGNIEGRDLIAGKADVVATSGYTGNVVLKLLEGFFEMHQEMFGTIDTPAGKRFAEMWDYRATGGALLLGLNGIGIIAHGRSDAIAIEKAVDAAAKYAEADVANKVNARLAAIKSEEAPKA from the coding sequence GTGATCAAAGTTGCACTGGATGCCATGGGTGGCGATTACGCCCCGAGTGTTTGTATTGAAGGCGCTGTTAACGCAGTCAAGAAAAACCCCAATATTCATGTGGTTCTCTGCGGACCGGAGGCCGAGGTCAAGGCTTCTCTCGAGAAGCTTGGCTATGCCGGCAACCAGATTTCCGTGGTAGATGCCCCGGATCCCGTGGCGATGGATGAACATCCTGTCATGGTGGTCAAGAAGAAGCAACATTCTGGCTTGGTGACTTGCGTTGCCTTGCAGAAGAAAGGTCTTGTCGATGCTTCCGTCAGTGCCGGTAACTCTGGCGCTATGATGGCGAGCTGCCTCATGATTCTCGGTAAGTCTTGCGACGAGTTCTCTCGTCCGCCTATCGGGGTTGCACTTCCGACAAAGGATCGCCGCATTGTGTTGGTCGATGGCGGTGCTAACGTTGATGAACGCGCTTCTACTCTTGTTGACTTCGCTATTGCAGGTTCTGCATTCGCCGAAGCTTTCCTCGGAATCGAAAATCCGAAGGTTGGGCTCTTGAACATGGGCGAAGAAGAACACAAGGGCCCGGCAGTTCTTCAGGAAACATACCAGCTCCTCAAGTCTGCTCCGGTTAACTTTATGGGCAACATCGAAGGCCGCGACCTCATCGCAGGCAAGGCTGACGTTGTTGCAACTTCTGGCTATACGGGTAACGTCGTGCTCAAGCTCCTGGAAGGCTTCTTTGAAATGCACCAGGAAATGTTTGGCACGATCGATACTCCGGCTGGCAAGCGCTTTGCCGAAATGTGGGACTATCGTGCCACGGGTGGCGCTTTGTTGCTCGGCCTCAATGGTATTGGTATCATCGCTCATGGCCGTTCCGATGCTATTGCAATCGAAAAGGCTGTGGATGCAGCAGCCAAGTATGCCGAAGCTGACGTTGCTAACAAGGTTAACGCACGCCTCGCTGCAATCAAGTCCGAGGAAGCTCCTAAAGCATAG
- the fabG gene encoding 3-oxoacyl-[acyl-carrier-protein] reductase: MPTKSIVTGASRGIGLAIARELAARGSDVVLISRGGCPEQAEAIAKEFGVKTFTFACDVSNSESVKDAFKQAIDALGGVDCLVNNAGITRDGLVLRMKDEDFDNVIATDLRSTFLCTRAVLRTMMGARKGSIVNIASLNGIRTQAGQANYAAAKAGVIGMTKSNSMEFGSRGITVNAVAPGFIDTDMTAAMSEETRAKYAAQIPLGRLGQPEDVAKAVAFLASDDAKYITGQVIGVDGGLNA; this comes from the coding sequence ATGCCTACGAAGTCTATTGTGACTGGCGCATCTCGCGGTATCGGTCTTGCCATTGCAAGAGAACTTGCGGCTCGCGGTTCTGATGTTGTGCTTATTTCCCGCGGCGGCTGCCCGGAACAGGCCGAAGCGATTGCAAAGGAATTCGGCGTCAAGACGTTCACATTCGCATGCGACGTGAGCAACTCCGAATCCGTGAAGGACGCTTTCAAACAAGCTATCGACGCACTGGGTGGCGTGGACTGCCTCGTGAACAACGCTGGCATCACCCGTGACGGTCTCGTACTTCGCATGAAGGACGAAGATTTCGATAACGTTATCGCAACGGACCTCCGCTCGACGTTCCTTTGCACCAGAGCCGTCCTCAGAACTATGATGGGCGCCCGCAAAGGTAGCATCGTGAATATCGCAAGTTTGAACGGTATCAGAACTCAGGCTGGCCAGGCCAACTACGCAGCTGCTAAGGCAGGCGTTATCGGCATGACCAAGTCCAACTCCATGGAATTCGGCTCTCGCGGCATTACTGTGAATGCTGTTGCTCCGGGATTCATCGATACGGACATGACGGCTGCCATGAGCGAAGAAACCCGCGCAAAATATGCCGCCCAGATTCCGCTTGGTCGTCTCGGTCAGCCGGAAGATGTCGCTAAGGCTGTAGCATTTTTAGCTTCCGACGATGCCAAATACATTACCGGACAGGTAATTGGTGTCGATGGGGGCTTGAACGCTTAA
- a CDS encoding extracellular solute-binding protein, with the protein MKTFSLRTLLALPMAAALAFALSACNESGDSKSGQSSKKGTAVSEADCPILPLDSTATGEFDPIASKDARACGSITLWGSAMPKSFNMWEDYNSFSAELMNMMFEPLVSLHSTEDKEVGILADKWEVSEDGKTFTFHVDPRAKWSDGKAITAEDVQFYYDVIMDEKNLTPIFKVGLSRFDRPEVVDSLTVKMTAKESHWGNFWEAAGMLAFPKHVWGGKDFNKIRYEFPVVSGPYIIKTFREDRFVELQRRSDWWGFKKNWNHGKYNFQKIRYRFMNDQTKALEAFKKQDFNAYAIYTSSIWMKQTDFDAVKKGWAVKQRIYNKEPIGFQGMAINLRKPQFQDVRVRRALSYLLNREAMNEKYMYGQYFLLNSYYPDLWANNQNPTAPVYSYNPEKARALFAEAGYKVNAQGVLEKDGKPFAINFITSQEDLRHLTLFQEDLKKVGVVATIEQMSQSTLRKRLDDADFDLYWVNWGAGRLRDPEASWISTTALQKGTNNLAGVQDAIVDSLINLQKTEFDLAKRNEILKALDNRLAEIVPYVLMWQCDHHRILYWNRYGMPEKVLDQFNREDAIPVYWWVDPVKSAALDAAMKSGESLPIPPFDIR; encoded by the coding sequence ATGAAAACTTTCTCCCTCCGTACTTTACTTGCACTGCCGATGGCGGCGGCTCTCGCTTTTGCTCTTTCCGCCTGCAATGAATCCGGCGATTCTAAATCCGGCCAATCTTCGAAAAAAGGTACCGCCGTTTCCGAAGCGGATTGCCCGATTCTCCCGCTCGATTCTACTGCGACTGGCGAATTCGACCCGATTGCTTCCAAGGATGCCCGTGCTTGCGGCTCCATTACGCTTTGGGGCTCCGCCATGCCGAAGTCCTTCAATATGTGGGAAGACTACAACAGCTTTTCTGCCGAACTCATGAACATGATGTTCGAACCGCTCGTGAGCTTGCACAGTACCGAAGATAAGGAAGTCGGGATTCTCGCCGACAAGTGGGAAGTCTCTGAAGACGGCAAGACGTTCACGTTCCATGTCGATCCGCGCGCCAAATGGAGTGACGGCAAAGCTATTACCGCTGAAGACGTGCAGTTCTATTACGACGTCATCATGGACGAGAAAAACCTCACGCCGATTTTCAAGGTGGGCCTCAGCCGCTTTGACCGCCCCGAAGTCGTCGATAGCTTGACCGTCAAGATGACTGCGAAGGAATCGCACTGGGGTAACTTCTGGGAAGCGGCCGGCATGCTCGCATTCCCGAAGCACGTTTGGGGAGGCAAGGACTTCAACAAGATCCGCTACGAATTCCCGGTTGTGTCTGGCCCGTATATCATCAAGACGTTCCGCGAAGACCGCTTTGTTGAACTCCAGCGCCGTAGCGATTGGTGGGGCTTCAAGAAGAACTGGAACCACGGCAAGTACAATTTCCAGAAAATCCGCTACCGCTTTATGAACGACCAGACGAAGGCGCTCGAAGCGTTCAAGAAGCAGGACTTTAACGCCTATGCCATCTATACGAGCAGCATCTGGATGAAACAGACAGACTTTGATGCTGTCAAAAAAGGCTGGGCAGTCAAGCAGCGCATTTACAACAAGGAACCGATTGGTTTCCAGGGCATGGCCATCAACCTCCGTAAGCCGCAGTTCCAGGATGTACGCGTCCGCCGTGCACTCTCGTACCTCTTGAATCGCGAAGCGATGAATGAAAAGTACATGTACGGTCAATACTTCCTTTTGAATAGCTACTATCCGGACCTTTGGGCCAATAACCAGAACCCGACGGCGCCTGTCTATAGCTACAATCCTGAAAAGGCTCGTGCGCTTTTTGCCGAAGCGGGTTACAAGGTGAACGCTCAGGGCGTGCTCGAAAAAGACGGCAAACCATTTGCCATCAACTTCATCACGAGTCAGGAAGATTTGCGACACCTCACGCTGTTCCAGGAAGACCTCAAGAAGGTGGGCGTTGTGGCGACCATCGAACAGATGTCGCAGAGCACACTCCGTAAGCGCTTGGACGATGCGGACTTTGACCTTTACTGGGTGAACTGGGGCGCAGGCCGCCTCCGCGACCCCGAAGCAAGCTGGATTTCTACAACCGCATTGCAAAAGGGAACGAACAATCTCGCTGGTGTTCAGGACGCGATTGTCGATAGCCTCATCAATTTGCAGAAGACGGAATTCGACCTCGCGAAGCGCAATGAAATCCTTAAGGCGCTCGATAACCGTCTTGCAGAAATCGTTCCGTATGTGCTGATGTGGCAATGCGACCACCACCGCATCCTCTACTGGAATCGCTACGGCATGCCCGAAAAGGTGCTCGACCAGTTCAACCGCGAAGACGCAATTCCGGTTTACTGGTGGGTCGATCCGGTCAAGTCTGCCGCTCTCGATGCTGCGATGAAATCCGGCGAAAGCCTCCCCATCCCGCCGTTCGATATTAGATAG
- the acpP gene encoding acyl carrier protein, translated as MNEEIFKKVTDVIVAKLEVKAEDVKPESEFGNDLGADSLDRVELVMALEDEFDVEILDSDAEKFQKVSDVVAFLEAHKK; from the coding sequence ATGAACGAAGAAATTTTCAAGAAGGTCACTGACGTGATCGTTGCTAAGTTGGAAGTCAAGGCTGAAGATGTCAAGCCCGAATCTGAATTCGGTAATGACCTCGGTGCAGACTCCCTGGACCGTGTTGAACTCGTTATGGCTCTCGAAGACGAATTCGATGTCGAAATCCTCGATTCCGACGCTGAAAAGTTCCAGAAGGTTTCTGACGTTGTTGCTTTCCTCGAAGCACACAAGAAGTAA
- a CDS encoding DUF177 domain-containing protein — MRIDIAQKLTDSEDQRVVWSHADAPEIFDELHLKGDLVAEVLVSPEGNGKCLVTGTLSGVQTLTCVRSLDLFDRPFKTEIVVEVERGACAQQELHDDDDDVFAYTIPQTQDFVDVSECVRQLVTLQEPIAPVKNPDEDFIFVTNNQAGDGAEAEKPLDPRWEKLKALKSKMENRS, encoded by the coding sequence TTGAGAATAGATATCGCACAAAAACTTACTGATTCCGAAGACCAACGAGTGGTCTGGTCCCATGCCGACGCTCCTGAAATCTTCGACGAACTGCACCTCAAGGGCGATCTGGTAGCCGAGGTGCTGGTTAGCCCCGAAGGCAACGGCAAGTGCCTTGTGACTGGTACCCTCTCTGGAGTGCAAACACTCACCTGTGTCCGTAGCCTGGACCTTTTTGACCGTCCGTTCAAAACCGAGATTGTTGTCGAGGTGGAACGCGGTGCATGCGCCCAGCAGGAACTCCATGACGACGACGATGACGTTTTCGCCTACACGATTCCGCAGACACAGGACTTCGTAGATGTTTCCGAGTGCGTCCGACAGCTGGTGACCCTACAGGAACCCATTGCGCCCGTGAAAAATCCTGACGAAGATTTTATCTTTGTAACAAACAATCAAGCTGGCGATGGTGCCGAAGCTGAAAAGCCTCTCGACCCCCGCTGGGAAAAACTCAAAGCTCTTAAGAGCAAAATGGAAAACAGGAGTTAA
- the rnc gene encoding ribonuclease III produces the protein MEDQNLLHKILKLWFRQKSGDGLEAKLGYRFRDPELLAHALVHRSFLVGKDVPYASNNERLEFLGDSVLNMLTTEYLYKTYPLDPEGELSKRKSAIVSGHACAQSSKEWNLSEYVKIGKSEAKMGGRGKESILADAYEAVLGAVYLDGGLEEVRAILNKFHFPRVQEIISATDFVNYKSELLEFCQGKLRCSPEYVIVGEEGPEHQKVFTVEVVVNGKTYARGQGPNKKKAEQEASRLSLETLKAEAAEAEQKKAETPKIKQPAHHVGLP, from the coding sequence TTGGAAGATCAAAATCTGCTCCACAAAATCCTAAAACTCTGGTTTCGCCAGAAGTCCGGTGACGGGCTTGAGGCTAAGCTTGGGTATAGGTTCCGCGATCCTGAACTGCTGGCTCATGCTCTTGTGCACCGCTCGTTTCTTGTCGGCAAGGATGTGCCTTACGCAAGCAATAACGAACGTTTGGAATTTTTAGGTGATTCTGTGCTCAACATGCTCACGACGGAATACTTGTACAAGACATATCCGTTGGATCCGGAAGGCGAGCTTTCAAAGCGCAAGAGCGCGATTGTTTCTGGACATGCCTGTGCTCAGTCATCCAAGGAATGGAATCTCAGCGAGTATGTGAAAATCGGAAAGTCCGAAGCCAAGATGGGCGGTCGCGGTAAGGAAAGCATTCTTGCAGATGCCTACGAAGCTGTGCTTGGCGCCGTGTATCTCGATGGTGGCCTCGAAGAAGTCCGTGCTATTTTGAACAAGTTTCATTTTCCGCGCGTACAAGAAATCATCAGCGCGACCGATTTTGTGAATTACAAGAGCGAACTTCTGGAATTTTGCCAGGGCAAGCTGCGCTGTTCTCCGGAGTACGTGATTGTCGGCGAAGAAGGCCCGGAACACCAAAAAGTGTTTACGGTCGAAGTGGTCGTGAACGGCAAGACTTATGCTCGCGGTCAAGGCCCGAACAAGAAGAAGGCCGAACAAGAAGCGTCTCGCTTATCGCTCGAAACGCTCAAGGCTGAAGCCGCCGAAGCAGAACAGAAAAAAGCCGAAACCCCGAAAATCAAGCAGCCCGCACACCACGTTGGATTGCCGTGA
- a CDS encoding transporter: MLKQILLGAAMLATSSFATFSQFPVPKANSGEAKLVHDFTIQDKWKELDVSVRGRYVPIQNLELWLDLPFAVVTRLDGKDADQERMMNLTYGARYQIIPTVAAFLDVSFPTGKYSDNDGFEFYFGGQYSQDFGKVALGTELGLSMSTEGKDKIRPPMQMKFIAELDPNVSEIIAPYVGFSLKVALGNPKNNVKVDENTDIEIETSKTSGDIGIFPYIGATYAINNILSLDLNVSLGFGKDYLAYFNGNDKIPVTLEATIAASF; this comes from the coding sequence ATGTTAAAACAAATCTTGCTGGGCGCAGCCATGCTCGCCACATCCAGTTTTGCGACATTCAGCCAATTCCCGGTTCCGAAAGCAAATAGCGGCGAAGCCAAGCTAGTCCACGACTTCACGATTCAGGACAAATGGAAAGAGCTAGACGTATCCGTTAGAGGTCGTTATGTTCCTATTCAGAACTTGGAACTTTGGCTAGACCTCCCATTCGCCGTCGTGACTCGTTTGGACGGCAAAGATGCAGACCAAGAACGCATGATGAACTTGACGTATGGCGCACGTTACCAAATTATTCCGACCGTCGCAGCATTCCTCGATGTCAGCTTCCCAACGGGTAAATATTCGGACAATGACGGTTTTGAGTTCTATTTCGGTGGTCAGTACTCCCAAGATTTCGGGAAAGTAGCTCTCGGAACAGAACTTGGTCTTTCTATGTCAACTGAGGGTAAAGACAAGATTAGACCTCCTATGCAAATGAAATTCATTGCAGAATTAGACCCGAATGTATCTGAAATAATAGCTCCTTACGTTGGCTTTTCGCTCAAGGTTGCTTTGGGTAACCCGAAAAATAATGTAAAAGTAGATGAAAACACAGACATAGAAATAGAAACGTCAAAGACAAGCGGTGACATAGGTATTTTCCCGTACATCGGTGCAACCTACGCCATTAACAATATACTTTCACTCGATTTGAACGTTTCTTTGGGTTTTGGCAAAGACTACCTAGCATATTTCAACGGCAACGACAAAATACCGGTTACGCTTGAAGCAACAATCGCGGCAAGTTTCTAA